In Chiloscyllium plagiosum isolate BGI_BamShark_2017 chromosome 30, ASM401019v2, whole genome shotgun sequence, a genomic segment contains:
- the LOC122564729 gene encoding E3 ubiquitin-protein ligase RNF183-like codes for MMPEGNGSECECAVCWNPYDNAFRTPKILECKHTFCLECLARMSLASVPEMDPGMSCPLCRHLTPLGAGQLVTGLRTNAEILGRMRLQPVHVYLDHGRLFYKGPGKASFLLRRPTVYTLSLDVEREGGLPLPTQAAPALEDRLPQNTMWKCCQSPPCRTAIYIMIATFGITIILVISLFWTKKILWDLG; via the coding sequence ATGATGCCGGAGGGAAACGGCTCCGAGTGCGAGTGCGCAGTCTGCTGGAACCCCTATGACAATGCCTTTCGTACGCCAAAGATCCTGGAGTGCAAACACACCTTCTGCCTGGAGTGCCTGGCCCGTATGAGCCTGGCGTCCGTGCCGGAGATGGATCCAGGCATGTCCTGCCCCTTGTGCCGCCACCTGACACCCCTGGGTGCCGGGCAGCTGGTGACGGGCCTACGCACCAACGCGGAGATTCTGGGCCGCATGAGGCTGCAGCCAGTCCACGTCTACCTGGACCACGGGCGCCTGTTCTACAAGGGGCCGGGCAAGGCCAGCTTCCTGCTGCGGCGACCCACTGTCTACACCCTCAGCCTGGACGTGGAGCGCGAGGGCGGCCTCCCCCTGCCTACCCAAGCAGCGCCAGCACTGGAAGACCGACTGCCCCAGAATACCATGTGGAAATGCTGCCAGAGTCCACCCTGCAGAACCGCCATCTACATCATGATCGCTACCTTTGGCATCACCATCATTCTCGTCATCTCACTCTTCTGGACTAAGAAAATCCTGTGGGATTTGGGCTGA